The Rhodothermales bacterium genomic interval GTTGCTTCGGATGGGTGAGCGTGTGCAGCGCGGCAACCCTACCCGGCCAATGAATCGGCTGAAGGTAAGGATGACCAGACTGGATGCGATAAAACGATCTTCCGGAATCGGGGCACCATTTTACTGGATGCGGTTGTGAATATTTGCCGAATCGACAGCAGGGAGTCCTTCCAGCGCTGCATCCGTCGCGTTTTCAACACGGCGCTTCTATTTTGCACGATCTACCCCGACAACAATTCCTGTAAGCATCCATGCGCATCGCTCTACAAATCCTTCCGTGGCTCATTCTTTCCGGTGCAACAATGCTGGCCGGATGTTCGGGATCAACCGATCCCTATGCCAACTGGAGCATGTACGAGGGCGACGCCGGCGCGGCGCATTACTCTTCGCTGACGCAGATCGATCGAACGAACGTAAAAGACCTCGAGATCGCCTGGACCTACCCCGCCGGATCGACCAGCCCCGCCGGCTTCAGCCCTCTCGTCGTCGACCGCACGATGTATGTCGTGGCCGACAGCGGCGCCCTCGTCGCGCTGGACGCCGGCACGGGCGAGCAACTGTGGGTCCATGGCTTCCCGGGAGCCGGCCGGGGTGCTGGGGGCCGGGGCCTGTTGTACTGGGAAAGTGACGATCGGTCCGACCGCCGGCTTTTTGTCCCCCGCGGCCAGAACCTCTTCGCCATCGACGCCTCCACCGGCGAGGTGATCTCGTCGTTTGGAGCAGACGGCGCTGTAGATGTGCGGGAGGGGATTCAACGCGATCCCGAAAAGATCCGAGCCGCCCCCTCGTCTCCGGGTATTGTCTTTGAGAACCTGGTGATCCTGGGCTCCGGCCCCGGCGAAGGGTACGGCTCAGGGCCGGGCGACATCCGGGCCTGGGATACCCGAACGGGCGAACTCGCCTGGGTCTTCCACACCATCCCCCACCCCGGTGAATACGGCTACGACAGCTGGGAGGACCCCGAGGTCTGGAAAACAGCCGGCGGCGCCAACGTCTGGGGCGGCATGAGCGTCGATGTCGAACGCAGCATCCTCTACCTGCCTCTGGGATCGGCGACGTACGACTTTTACGGCGCGGACCGGCTGGGCGCCAACCTGTTCGCCAATTCGCTGGTGGCGGTAGATGCCCGCACGGGCGAGCGGATCTGGCACTACCAGACCGTCCATCACGACCTGTGGGATTTGGACCTGGCGGCCGCGCCGGTGCTCATGACGGTGCAGCATGAGGGCGAGGAATTGGACATCGTTGTCGCCGCCGGCAAGACGGGGTATCTGTACGTGTTTGATCGGGTAACCGGCGAGCCGCTGTGGCCGATCGAGGAGGTGCCGGTCCCCGCCTCGGACATGCCCGGCGAGGAGGCTTGGCCCACCCAGCCGATTCCCACCTGGCCCGAGCCGTTCAGCGTGCTTTCGTTCACCGTAGACGATATCAACCCGTACATCCCTCAGAAGGAGCAGGACAGCCTCCGACAATACGTGGCCAGCATGAACAACAAGGGGGTTTTCACGCCCCCGAGCACCACGCCCACGATGCAGATGCCGGGGAACGGCGGAGGCGCCAACTGGGGCACCACGGCGGCCGACCCGGTCAATGCGATCTTCTATGTGCTCAATAGAAACTTCCCGACCGTCCTCACCCTCGAACGTGACATACCCGGCGTACCGGGAGCGGACGCCTTCCCGCCGGAACGCGGGGCGTTTGTCTACCGCCAGAACTGCCAGCTGTGCCATATGGAGAATCGGGAGGGCCAGCCGCCGCTCATTCCATCTATGGTTGGTGTGATGGACCGGCTCAAACCCACGGAATTCATCCAGCAGGTGCGTCAGGGCAAGGGCACGATGCCGGCGTTCCCCGACCTGTCCGATCAGGAGATTTCCCACCTGATTTCGTATCTCTCGTTCCCAGAATTTGCGCCACCACCACCGCCACCAACGACGACCCCGGCTACCGGCGTGGAAGAGGGCCCCGTACGTTACAAGACGGGTTACGGTTACTTCCTGGCCAGCATCGGCTACGCCATCAAACCGCCCTGGGCGACGATCACGGCGTACGACATGCATACGGGGGCGAAGCAGTGGGAGCGCCCGGTGGGTGAAGTGGATAGCCTGGCGGCCCGTGGTATCACGGACACCGGTTCGGTCGGCCTTCGCGGCGGCCCGTCCGTCACCGCCGGCGGGCTCCTCTTCCTGGCGACGGACCGGAAATTCAGGGCCTACGACAAGGACACCGGCGAGGAGGTCTGGACCTACGAATTGCCCGGGCCCGTTCAGGGAATCCCGGCCATCTATGAGGTCGACGGAAAGCAGTACGTGGCCATTGGCGCGGGGCCGGGCGGGGGCGGCCTCCTCGCGGCGTTGATGGGCGGGTCCCAGGTGCCGCTACCGCGGAATTACGTGGCGTTTGCGTTGCCGGAATGAGGGTTCGAGGTTTAATGTCTAAGGTCTGCTTCCTTAAACCTTAAACCTCGAACCTTAAACCTTAAACCTTATACCGCTCACACCATCCCCTTCAGATGATCCGACAGCCGGAGCGTCATCGCCAGCAGCGTCAGTGTGGGGTTGGCGGCGCCGGCGGTGGGGAAAACGGCCGAGCCGGCGACGTGCAGGTTGGATAGGCCGTGAACGGTGCAGTTCACGTCGACCACCCCTTGCTTGGGGTCGGGATCCATGCGGGTGGTGCCCATGTGGTGCCAGCCGGCGCCGAGGTTGGCCGGCCACATCGGCTCGTCTTTGAGGAGCCAGTCGCTGAGCTGGACGCGGCCGATGCCGGCCTTGCCGACTTCGGCGGCGAAGGTCTCGTGCAGCTGGCGGATCGAGCGTTTCTCGAGTTCACCGATTCGCCAGTCCAGCTTCACGCGCGGCATCCCGAGGGCGTCCCGCTGGTCGCTGAGCATGATCCGGGAGTCGGGATTGGGCGCCTGTTCCATGCGGACCTGCATCACATACTCGGTGCGCGGCGCCTCCTGGGTCGGAGCGCCGGCCTGGTTTTGCACCCGCGCGAGCCGTTCCTGCCGATCGCGGACGTTCTGGACAGCATCCGCCGAAAATCCGGTGACGCCGGCGGCCGCGTTCTGGGCGGCCTGCGCCCGTAGCGCCGAGGTGCCGTTGAGAATCCGGAGCTCCCGCTGTTTTGCCGCCGTGATGGCGACTTCCGCGAAGTGTCTCGTGACACCGAACTGGGTAGTGTAGAGCTTCATCGGGAGCGGCCGCGTAAGGATCATGCGCGCCGCGATGAGTTCCAGATGCTCCATGAAGTACCGGCCGACGACGTCCGCGTCGTTGCCGAGGCCTTTCGGGGCCTGCGTGTTCGCGGCCAGGAGCAGCCGCGCATTCTGGATGGCGCCCCCGGCGAGGACGAAGTGGCGGGCACGCACGGTGTGCGCGTTGCCGTCGTGCGAACGGATTTCAACGTGTTCGACCCGCGAGACCGCCTCGTTGGTCCGGATGTCGCCGACGTTGGCGTAGGTGAGCAGGTGGATGTTCTCCGACTGCACGATCGCGTCGCGGTACACGTTGCCGAACCGGGTAGGCGGGCTCAGTTGCCACATCTTCGCCCAGACGGACGACTTGTCGAGGGGCAGTTCGACGAGTTCGGGGTCCTCGGCCTGATAGACCGCGGGATCGAACGTGTCCCTACCAACTTCCACATAGGGACAGGCGCGCCTGTAAAACGGCTCGAGGTCGGCCCGGGAGATAGGCCATCCGCTGTTCGGCACCCAGTCGCGCTTCTCGAAATCCTGCGGGTCGTAGTCGGACGACCAGCCGCCCCAGTGGCCGGTCGTCCCACCGAAATAGTGCAGGCGCGAGGATTGGAGCGGGAAATAGGGCTGACCGACACTTTCGCCGGTATAGAGATCCTGCATGGCGTACTCCACATCGAAGCCGCCGCCTTCGAGCAGGATGACGCGCCGGCCAGCGTTCTGCCACTCGAGGGCCATGCTGATGCCGGCCGCGCCGGCGCCGATGATGCAGAGATCGCCTTCGATGATGCTGCCGTTTTCGAGTGTGCGTGCGTCGGTGTGCATGGAGGTATCGGGTTAACGGAGTGTTACGGCTTGCCCCATAAGATAAAGGTCCCACGGGTACCCGAAGTCAGGATGTCGATCGCACCGTCTCCGTTGATATCCTTCGCCTTGGCTTCCGAGCCGACGCCGGACTTGTTATGGACGAGATGGGGCACAAACACGACCCCGCCCGGGGCATCGGGCCGGCGGACGGTTTCGTACCAGTAGGTCACGGCCTCGCCGTCGGGGTCCGGATCGACCAACGTGTCCAGGTGGGCCCAGTGGCGTTTGCCGGTGACGAAGTCCATGATCCCGTCGCGGTTGATGTCCGCCAGGATGGCGCCGGCGTGGAGTTCGGAGAACGTGACGTCGCCGACGTTTTTCGTCGAGAAGTCTCCCATGATGTGATGTTTCTCGAACGAGATGGCGCCGGCGGCGTTGCGCTGCTGCTCGTACCAGGCCAGCCCCCAGCCGTGGGCGCTGAGGCTGGTGATGACATCGTTCAGGCCGTCGCCGTTGAAGTCATACACCGAGATGGCGCCACCGCCGCCGATGAACGAAGCCGACTCGCCGAAGAGCACCTCGTGGTGTTTCCAGTTGCCGCTGCCGGGGTTGGTCGCCGGCTGCTCCCACCATCCGGTGGCCTGGAGGACGTCCGTCCGGCCATCGCCGTTGACATCGCCGGCGCCGACGCCGTGGATGCTGCAGCCGTTGAACTCAAACAGGGTGGCGGACACTTTGGTGAGGCGCCAGGGCCCGGTCGGGTTCGCGGCGTCGGGCTCGCCGTAGGAGACGCGGCTTTCGCGATCCACATACACCATTTCGTCTTCGCCGTCGCTATCGATATCGGCCTGGATGGTGATCTCGCTGCAGACATCGGGGACGACCAGGACGCGGTCCCAGCGCCGGCTTTCGCCCTGCGGGTTGATGAACATGGCGAGTTGGCGCATTTCGGACACGATCAAGTCGGTCCAGCCGTCGCCCGTCCAGTCCTTCGCAAAGGCGAGCATGTTCGGCGTGTATTCGACGCCGGGGTTAAACGTACGGGAAGGGAAATACTCGCGCCGGCGACGGAAGTCGGGGCCGAGGTAGTAGTACGGGCCCGCCACGAGGTCCTTCACCCCGTCCCCATCGATGTCGCCCGCATCGACCCCCCAGGAGTAATGAAACTCCGCGACATGTTGCCTGGAAAAGCGGTCGGAGACGTGCTCGGGCGCGACCGTGTAATGCATCCAATCCTTGACCGCGACATCCTCGAAGCGGACGCTGCCGGAACCCACGTACAGGGCGATGGGACCATAGGCTTGCGGCATGGTCTCACGTGGGGCGAAGATGCCGATGGCGGCGGACTCCGGCGTCTGCGGCACGGCCGTGCCGCCGGCGATGGACCGGCGTACACCATTCAAATGGTTCTGGATCTCATTGGCACGCACAAAGATCTCGATGGTATTCCAGGCGTCGCGCGTGAGGGGGCTCGGGGCGTTCCGCACGCCGTCATCCTCCCGGGGCTCGCGGGCCAGTTCGCGGGTCAGGATGGCGCCGTTCACATCGAGCGTGACGCGGAAAGGGGCGACTTCGTCCTCGCGGAGCGAGATCAGGATGCCGCTCATCCCACCGTCCGTTTTTTCCAGGCGAAGGAGCACGCCGGCATCACAGGCGCCGGTGCACTGGAAGCGAGAGAACACGGAGACGTCTTCGTAGGAGCGGTCGAATACCAGCAGGCCGCCGGCGCTGCCGCGGGCGGTGCCGGTGATGGTGCCGTTTTGCGCGCTCCAGTCGG includes:
- a CDS encoding PQQ-binding-like beta-propeller repeat protein; this translates as MLAGCSGSTDPYANWSMYEGDAGAAHYSSLTQIDRTNVKDLEIAWTYPAGSTSPAGFSPLVVDRTMYVVADSGALVALDAGTGEQLWVHGFPGAGRGAGGRGLLYWESDDRSDRRLFVPRGQNLFAIDASTGEVISSFGADGAVDVREGIQRDPEKIRAAPSSPGIVFENLVILGSGPGEGYGSGPGDIRAWDTRTGELAWVFHTIPHPGEYGYDSWEDPEVWKTAGGANVWGGMSVDVERSILYLPLGSATYDFYGADRLGANLFANSLVAVDARTGERIWHYQTVHHDLWDLDLAAAPVLMTVQHEGEELDIVVAAGKTGYLYVFDRVTGEPLWPIEEVPVPASDMPGEEAWPTQPIPTWPEPFSVLSFTVDDINPYIPQKEQDSLRQYVASMNNKGVFTPPSTTPTMQMPGNGGGANWGTTAADPVNAIFYVLNRNFPTVLTLERDIPGVPGADAFPPERGAFVYRQNCQLCHMENREGQPPLIPSMVGVMDRLKPTEFIQQVRQGKGTMPAFPDLSDQEISHLISYLSFPEFAPPPPPPTTTPATGVEEGPVRYKTGYGYFLASIGYAIKPPWATITAYDMHTGAKQWERPVGEVDSLAARGITDTGSVGLRGGPSVTAGGLLFLATDRKFRAYDKDTGEEVWTYELPGPVQGIPAIYEVDGKQYVAIGAGPGGGGLLAALMGGSQVPLPRNYVAFALPE
- a CDS encoding GMC family oxidoreductase; this encodes MHTDARTLENGSIIEGDLCIIGAGAAGISMALEWQNAGRRVILLEGGGFDVEYAMQDLYTGESVGQPYFPLQSSRLHYFGGTTGHWGGWSSDYDPQDFEKRDWVPNSGWPISRADLEPFYRRACPYVEVGRDTFDPAVYQAEDPELVELPLDKSSVWAKMWQLSPPTRFGNVYRDAIVQSENIHLLTYANVGDIRTNEAVSRVEHVEIRSHDGNAHTVRARHFVLAGGAIQNARLLLAANTQAPKGLGNDADVVGRYFMEHLELIAARMILTRPLPMKLYTTQFGVTRHFAEVAITAAKQRELRILNGTSALRAQAAQNAAAGVTGFSADAVQNVRDRQERLARVQNQAGAPTQEAPRTEYVMQVRMEQAPNPDSRIMLSDQRDALGMPRVKLDWRIGELEKRSIRQLHETFAAEVGKAGIGRVQLSDWLLKDEPMWPANLGAGWHHMGTTRMDPDPKQGVVDVNCTVHGLSNLHVAGSAVFPTAGAANPTLTLLAMTLRLSDHLKGMV
- a CDS encoding FG-GAP-like repeat-containing protein translates to MFHRQTWLFAAALLVATPALAQQSPAPDFIPDYLFEGSQLTAWQPLGTADWSAQNGTITGTARGSAGGLLVFDRSYEDVSVFSRFQCTGACDAGVLLRLEKTDGGMSGILISLREDEVAPFRVTLDVNGAILTRELAREPREDDGVRNAPSPLTRDAWNTIEIFVRANEIQNHLNGVRRSIAGGTAVPQTPESAAIGIFAPRETMPQAYGPIALYVGSGSVRFEDVAVKDWMHYTVAPEHVSDRFSRQHVAEFHYSWGVDAGDIDGDGVKDLVAGPYYYLGPDFRRRREYFPSRTFNPGVEYTPNMLAFAKDWTGDGWTDLIVSEMRQLAMFINPQGESRRWDRVLVVPDVCSEITIQADIDSDGEDEMVYVDRESRVSYGEPDAANPTGPWRLTKVSATLFEFNGCSIHGVGAGDVNGDGRTDVLQATGWWEQPATNPGSGNWKHHEVLFGESASFIGGGGAISVYDFNGDGLNDVITSLSAHGWGLAWYEQQRNAAGAISFEKHHIMGDFSTKNVGDVTFSELHAGAILADINRDGIMDFVTGKRHWAHLDTLVDPDPDGEAVTYWYETVRRPDAPGGVVFVPHLVHNKSGVGSEAKAKDINGDGAIDILTSGTRGTFILWGKP